In Syntrophorhabdaceae bacterium, a single window of DNA contains:
- a CDS encoding metallopeptidase TldD-related protein, translated as EEGIEKAFPEYELFFLRERIKKFETRETELSGAEVKEETGIALRAIKDGKMVFSYTFDAGSRAVASLVENAELVLPFLEVDKDKVFPEGASTYPELDIWDEEGLRADDRQKTSLLADMEQTILDYDSRIKATRSCELQETRIEATILNSRGLRADARKTLYTLSAMCVAREADEASWFSWIWADKLSGLDGKGLGEETARTAVSLLSSTQLDTGVYDGVLTPQAACDLLEILAESFLAENLHKGKTRLAGKTGQKCFSPLLSITDSGLAGIDSFPFDGEGVASRANQVVKGGVFETFLYDAYYGRKLGNASTGNAVRPGIKGPPSCGPRGLFIEKGELDLTSDGLDGILIVELMGAHTANPITGDFSLGATGFLKKKGTISPFTGVIFSGNLFEILEDIKGVGRDLRFYGSHGSPSLYVEGLKISGR; from the coding sequence CGAAGAAGGCATAGAAAAAGCATTTCCTGAATATGAGCTCTTTTTTCTGCGGGAGAGGATCAAGAAATTCGAGACACGGGAAACCGAGCTTTCAGGCGCGGAAGTAAAGGAAGAGACCGGAATCGCCCTGAGGGCGATAAAAGACGGCAAAATGGTCTTCTCCTACACCTTTGACGCCGGCAGCCGGGCAGTCGCCTCCCTTGTCGAAAATGCCGAGCTGGTGCTGCCTTTCCTGGAGGTCGATAAAGACAAGGTCTTTCCCGAGGGCGCCTCCACCTATCCCGAGCTCGATATATGGGATGAAGAGGGTCTTCGTGCGGATGACCGGCAGAAGACCTCCCTCCTGGCCGATATGGAACAAACCATCCTCGACTATGATTCCCGCATCAAAGCTACGAGGAGTTGTGAGCTTCAGGAGACGAGAATCGAAGCCACAATCCTCAATTCAAGAGGACTTCGGGCAGATGCGAGGAAAACCCTCTATACCTTGAGCGCCATGTGCGTTGCCCGCGAGGCGGATGAGGCATCTTGGTTCAGCTGGATCTGGGCGGATAAATTATCCGGTCTTGATGGAAAAGGCCTTGGCGAGGAAACGGCGCGAACCGCCGTCTCCCTCCTCTCGAGCACCCAGCTCGACACCGGGGTTTACGACGGGGTCCTTACTCCCCAGGCGGCATGCGACCTTCTCGAAATCCTCGCAGAATCTTTTCTGGCCGAGAATCTCCATAAAGGCAAGACCCGTCTTGCCGGAAAAACGGGGCAGAAATGCTTTTCCCCTCTCCTTTCGATCACCGATTCGGGGCTCGCCGGAATCGACAGCTTTCCCTTCGATGGGGAGGGGGTTGCCTCCCGGGCAAACCAAGTGGTCAAGGGAGGTGTTTTTGAAACCTTCCTTTATGATGCCTATTACGGTCGTAAGCTCGGCAACGCCTCCACGGGAAATGCGGTAAGGCCCGGCATCAAGGGACCTCCTTCGTGCGGCCCGAGGGGTCTTTTTATAGAAAAGGGAGAGCTCGATCTCACCTCGGACGGATTGGACGGCATCCTTATCGTGGAGCTCATGGGCGCCCACACGGCAAACCCCATTACCGGGGATTTTTCCCTCGGCGCCACGGGCTTCCTGAAGAAAAAGGGAACCATATCGCCCTTTACGGGGGTTATCTTCTCCGGGAACCTTTTCGAGATACTGGAGGACATAAAAGGGGTAGGCAGGGATCTCAGGTTTTACGGGTCTCACGGCTCCCCCTCACTTTACGTGGAGGGCCTGAAGATAAGCGGCAGATGA